In Ruminococcaceae bacterium BL-4, one DNA window encodes the following:
- a CDS encoding Sodium:glutamate symporter, whose product MEFSATTLFYDFAIMSALLFIANILRTKLKFLQNWYIPSSLVAGILGVIGGKYFMNVLPLSSSISVYPSIMISVLFGTLLIGRRQKTKFKETIKSVGDTFAVTTSGIMIQWGVGIAASLILAATIFPDLNPGFGMLMASGFEGGHGTAAAVGAALSEGCGWTSATSIGQTFATIGMLMGIFIGILLINIGTRKKWTRLIKEVSGLSQEMKTGLVEEKDQKSVGKATVNSISIDPLAWHLCIILAAVGGAYLLNNVLKSIWPAFSVPTYGIALICGWLMNKLLRAVKLDRYVDQQLITRIGSCVTDYLVGFGVASINISVVISYAVPLIIISLLGLACCLIWLLVVSRRIFHNYWFERGIYIFGMCTGVMAIGVILYRISDPDYKAPVLEDVGVAGIFTTFVDMFQVSMIPIMFMSGQLIPAMIIWLIVPLVIVTVSAGIYKWKKGTGAELRPGEEDSAVNYKGILEGTESPAVVVKGTSAEEL is encoded by the coding sequence ATGGAATTTTCGGCAACAACTTTGTTTTATGACTTTGCGATTATGTCCGCGTTACTGTTTATTGCAAATATTCTGCGGACAAAATTGAAATTCTTGCAAAATTGGTATATCCCATCTTCGCTAGTAGCAGGAATCTTAGGGGTAATCGGTGGAAAATATTTTATGAATGTTTTGCCGCTGAGCAGCAGTATTTCAGTCTATCCAAGCATCATGATTTCGGTATTGTTTGGAACATTGCTGATCGGCCGCAGACAAAAAACAAAATTTAAAGAGACAATCAAAAGTGTTGGCGACACTTTTGCAGTGACTACTAGTGGAATTATGATCCAGTGGGGAGTCGGGATTGCAGCGTCTTTGATTTTGGCGGCCACAATTTTCCCAGATCTAAACCCAGGCTTTGGAATGCTGATGGCATCCGGATTTGAAGGCGGCCATGGAACTGCCGCTGCTGTCGGAGCAGCTCTTTCAGAGGGATGCGGTTGGACTTCCGCTACTTCAATCGGGCAGACATTTGCAACGATTGGTATGTTGATGGGAATCTTTATTGGAATCCTTTTGATTAATATCGGAACACGCAAAAAATGGACCCGTCTGATCAAAGAGGTTAGCGGGCTTTCGCAGGAAATGAAAACAGGGCTAGTAGAAGAAAAGGATCAGAAATCGGTTGGCAAGGCAACTGTGAATTCGATTTCGATTGATCCTTTGGCATGGCATCTCTGTATTATTTTAGCTGCAGTAGGCGGCGCATATCTTTTAAACAATGTGCTCAAGAGCATTTGGCCTGCTTTTTCCGTACCGACTTACGGAATTGCATTGATTTGCGGTTGGCTGATGAATAAATTGCTGCGAGCTGTGAAACTGGATCGTTATGTAGATCAGCAGCTGATTACAAGGATTGGTTCCTGTGTGACTGATTATTTGGTTGGATTCGGCGTTGCATCGATTAATATCAGTGTTGTTATCAGCTATGCGGTGCCGCTGATTATCATCTCTCTGCTTGGCCTTGCATGCTGCCTGATATGGCTTTTGGTGGTATCTCGCCGGATTTTCCACAATTATTGGTTCGAGCGTGGAATTTATATCTTTGGAATGTGCACCGGTGTTATGGCGATCGGCGTTATCCTGTATCGTATTAGTGACCCGGATTATAAAGCACCGGTTTTGGAAGATGTTGGAGTGGCCGGAATCTTTACAACCTTTGTGGATATGTTCCAGGTTTCTATGATACCGATCATGTTTATGAGCGGACAGTTGATTCCGGCAATGATAATCTGGCTGATTGTGCCTTTGGTGATCGTAACTGTTAGTGCAGGCATTTATAAATGGAAAAAAGGAACAGGAGCCGAGTTACGTCCGGGAGAAGAAGACTCTGCAGTGAATTATAAGGGAATTCTAGAAGGCACGGAATCTCCTGCTGTCGTTGTAAAAGGAACTTCAGCAGAGGAACTTTGA
- the glpK gene encoding Glycerol kinase 2: MEHKGYFMGIDAGTTGTTVLIMDEKWNVAAKGYQKHIMNSPKLGWMEQDANVLWEDLLCVVKKALSQLPLNARILGIGLDHQGESCLIWEKSTGNPLSQAINWQDRRTVSAVEELAAKYGEEIQKRTGFFPDSYFSAEKFVWELDQIPNGHQRAKSGELCAGTLGSWFLWKMTGGKIHMTDPSTASRTMLYNIHRGGWDDEILEMLSLPRKMLPQIGSSAQRFGMTQPQCFLGLQAPVSGLIVDQQAALFGQCCFHTGMIKTTYGTGCFLLMNTGQTPIKSPGGLLTTVAWNLGEKDTFALDGGIYTAGAAVNWLREKMGMIESFEQTQQMAESVQDNGGIYFVPAFVGLAAPHWDSCARGTIFGINSMTEKEQIVRATLESIAYQVSDNLDVMIKDSGFPIGVMRADGGMAVNSFLMQFQADILNIPVDVPVISETSSLGAAYLAAFGEGWFSSLSEIECNWQLQCRYEPKMSDDERQTLLYNWHRAVERSLGWLQKKTS; encoded by the coding sequence ATGGAGCATAAAGGATATTTTATGGGAATAGATGCTGGAACAACTGGCACGACAGTGTTGATAATGGATGAGAAATGGAATGTTGCAGCAAAAGGTTATCAAAAACATATAATGAACAGCCCAAAACTAGGCTGGATGGAGCAGGACGCGAATGTTCTTTGGGAAGATTTGCTATGTGTAGTCAAGAAAGCGTTATCGCAGCTTCCCTTAAATGCAAGAATTTTAGGAATCGGACTTGACCACCAGGGAGAAAGCTGCTTGATTTGGGAAAAATCAACTGGAAATCCGCTTTCACAGGCAATTAATTGGCAGGACCGAAGAACGGTATCAGCGGTGGAAGAGTTAGCTGCGAAGTATGGGGAAGAAATTCAAAAACGGACGGGATTTTTTCCGGATTCTTATTTTAGCGCAGAAAAGTTTGTTTGGGAGTTGGACCAAATTCCAAATGGACATCAGAGGGCAAAAAGTGGAGAACTTTGTGCCGGAACACTTGGCAGTTGGTTTCTTTGGAAGATGACGGGAGGAAAAATCCATATGACGGATCCTTCCACTGCCTCGCGCACCATGCTTTATAACATTCACAGAGGGGGGTGGGATGACGAGATTTTAGAGATGCTTTCCCTTCCTCGTAAGATGCTCCCTCAAATTGGCAGCAGTGCACAACGATTCGGTATGACCCAACCGCAGTGCTTTTTGGGACTTCAAGCTCCTGTTTCAGGCTTAATAGTCGATCAGCAGGCAGCGTTATTTGGGCAGTGCTGCTTTCATACAGGAATGATAAAAACGACTTATGGAACAGGCTGTTTTCTTCTTATGAATACAGGTCAGACCCCTATAAAGTCTCCAGGCGGACTTTTGACGACGGTAGCGTGGAATCTGGGGGAAAAGGATACATTTGCCTTAGATGGCGGTATTTATACGGCCGGCGCGGCGGTTAATTGGCTGCGTGAAAAGATGGGGATGATCGAGTCTTTTGAGCAAACACAGCAAATGGCAGAGAGCGTACAGGATAATGGCGGTATTTATTTTGTACCGGCGTTTGTAGGATTGGCAGCTCCCCATTGGGATAGTTGTGCGCGTGGAACGATTTTTGGCATTAATTCTATGACAGAAAAAGAGCAGATTGTTCGGGCAACTCTGGAAAGTATTGCTTATCAGGTATCAGATAATCTTGATGTTATGATTAAAGATTCGGGATTTCCTATTGGAGTGATGCGAGCAGATGGCGGAATGGCAGTTAATTCATTTTTGATGCAGTTTCAGGCGGATATTTTGAATATTCCAGTAGATGTCCCGGTGATTTCGGAAACCAGCAGCTTAGGAGCAGCTTATCTCGCTGCTTTTGGAGAAGGTTGGTTTTCATCTTTGAGCGAGATTGAGTGTAATTGGCAGTTACAGTGTCGATACGAGCCAAAAATGTCAGATGATGAACGGCAGACACTGCTCTACAACTGGCACAGAGCAGTGGAACGTTCACTTGGATGGCTTCAAAAGAAGACATCATAA
- a CDS encoding Pyridine nucleotide-disulfide oxidoreductase, translated as MYEITCDVAVIGAGPAGLAAAVAAKKQGAEKVLIIERDTALGGILQQCVHPGFGLSFFKEELTGPEYAGRFIEKVEQAGIQTLLDTMVLEVRQDGTIYCTNSHYGITMVKAKSVVLAMGCREKTRGNIQIPGTRPAGIYTAGSAQRMVNRQNEMVGKKVVILGSGDIGMIMARRLTLEGARVVAVVEVMDYLAGLIRNRVQCLDDFGIPLLLSHTVTRIVGNQRVEGVYVAKVDKNRIPIPNTEKFFDCDTLLLSVGLIPENELSRAAKVEMDSVTNGPIVNQYMQTSASSLFACGNVVHVNDLVDNVSAESMLAGKSAAKYAMGQLPFSKWVVKCQPGENVRYLCPQKIAVSDEAEDTMVYFRVKQPQKETTLKVSCDGGLLFEKRLPRVNPGEMQHVCVPIASLSGKTLTVDAEKRI; from the coding sequence ATGTATGAAATTACATGTGATGTAGCGGTGATCGGAGCAGGTCCAGCAGGGCTTGCAGCAGCTGTGGCAGCGAAAAAGCAGGGTGCAGAGAAAGTATTGATTATTGAACGTGACACCGCATTGGGAGGCATTTTGCAGCAGTGCGTGCATCCGGGGTTCGGTTTGTCATTTTTTAAGGAAGAACTCACCGGCCCCGAATATGCGGGGAGGTTTATTGAAAAAGTGGAGCAGGCCGGGATTCAAACACTGCTGGATACTATGGTCTTGGAAGTTCGGCAAGATGGAACGATCTATTGCACGAATTCCCACTATGGAATAACGATGGTAAAAGCCAAAAGTGTAGTTCTTGCAATGGGATGCCGTGAAAAGACCCGGGGAAATATTCAGATCCCTGGGACCCGTCCAGCAGGAATTTATACCGCCGGTTCCGCTCAGAGAATGGTCAATCGGCAGAATGAAATGGTCGGAAAAAAAGTAGTGATTTTAGGCTCCGGAGATATTGGGATGATTATGGCACGCCGCCTTACATTAGAAGGAGCCAGGGTAGTCGCGGTAGTAGAAGTCATGGATTATCTTGCAGGATTGATTCGTAATCGGGTACAGTGTTTGGACGATTTTGGAATTCCATTGCTGCTCTCTCATACTGTAACAAGAATTGTTGGAAATCAGCGTGTAGAGGGAGTCTATGTAGCAAAGGTTGATAAGAACCGTATCCCGATTCCAAATACAGAAAAGTTTTTTGACTGCGATACCTTGTTGCTTTCAGTCGGTTTGATTCCTGAAAATGAACTTTCAAGAGCAGCCAAAGTCGAAATGGACAGCGTAACAAACGGACCGATCGTCAATCAGTATATGCAGACCAGTGCTTCCAGTCTTTTTGCCTGCGGAAATGTCGTTCATGTAAACGACTTGGTGGATAATGTTTCAGCAGAAAGTATGCTGGCTGGGAAAAGTGCGGCTAAATATGCGATGGGACAGCTTCCGTTTTCTAAGTGGGTTGTAAAATGCCAGCCGGGAGAAAATGTGCGGTATCTTTGTCCGCAAAAAATTGCCGTTTCCGACGAAGCGGAAGATACAATGGTTTATTTTCGTGTCAAGCAGCCGCAGAAAGAAACGACATTAAAAGTATCCTGTGATGGAGGATTGCTTTTCGAAAAACGTCTGCCTCGTGTGAATCCCGGCGAAATGCAGCATGTCTGTGTTCCTATCGCTTCACTTTCAGGGAAAACGCTTACAGTTGATGCGGAAAAGAGGATTTGA
- a CDS encoding DeoR/GlpR transcriptional regulator, which produces MLQERRSKIIQKIQQTNVVKVSDLMEEFGVSIETIRRDLEYLEEKNYLKRVYGGAVKKGFNTQEPAYKRREIEKEDEKKKIAVAAAELVSDGDTLFMDVGTTVLETARQLGSKKRITVITNSTLTAQALIEVNPENRVILLGGELRNGDLSVSGYLCDNSLENFYADKAIIGAGGITIESGITDYHLAEANTRRLMIRHSDQVIIVADSSKFGVIAMNRVCPVSDIHTIVVDGSLPEKEAQRYRDKGLRVCFAR; this is translated from the coding sequence ATGCTGCAGGAGAGAAGAAGCAAGATCATTCAAAAGATTCAACAGACCAATGTGGTAAAGGTCAGCGATTTAATGGAGGAATTCGGTGTCTCGATCGAAACAATTCGGCGTGATTTAGAATATCTTGAAGAAAAAAATTATTTGAAACGTGTATATGGTGGGGCTGTTAAAAAAGGATTTAATACACAAGAACCAGCATATAAACGGCGTGAAATAGAGAAGGAAGATGAAAAGAAAAAAATTGCTGTAGCTGCAGCGGAATTGGTATCGGATGGGGATACTTTGTTTATGGATGTGGGGACAACCGTTTTGGAAACGGCACGTCAGCTCGGCAGCAAAAAGAGGATTACCGTTATTACAAATTCTACTTTAACTGCTCAGGCACTAATTGAAGTAAACCCAGAAAATCGAGTGATTTTGCTTGGAGGAGAGCTTAGAAATGGCGATTTATCGGTCTCTGGGTATTTATGTGATAATAGTCTCGAAAACTTTTATGCGGATAAAGCGATTATTGGCGCTGGAGGGATTACCATTGAAAGTGGGATTACCGATTATCATTTGGCAGAAGCCAATACTCGGCGTTTGATGATCAGGCATTCCGATCAAGTCATTATCGTTGCGGATTCCAGCAAGTTCGGAGTGATTGCAATGAACCGTGTTTGTCCTGTTTCGGATATTCATACTATTGTAGTGGATGGCAGTTTACCAGAAAAAGAAGCTCAGCGTTACCGTGATAAGGGACTGCGGGTTTGTTTTGCTCGGTGA
- a CDS encoding Glycerol-3-phosphate dehydrogenase, whose product MRSTDVLVIGAGAVGCSIARELTKYQVRVLVVEKKEDVGGDASKANSAIIHTGYDASPDTLESQLVVAANPMYDKLTKDLDVPFSRIGGILPAITQEQYEKLPALKEKAFKNRVYDVEYLPGKELLKMEPNLNPETKAGLYIPRESIIDPFLLVVGYAENAQQNGADFLLGTEVTGMHVEQGKITVVETTAGEISCKWVVNAAGLHCDEIAAMVGKNDYTVNPRKGQFYVLDKNTSCKVEHIILPIPTKVTKGKLMCPTIHGNMLVGPTAEDLSDKEDRSTDAAGLKSVAQDVRHLIPNVNLRDTITQYSGLRPNRNPEGLHVDTYDDLTNYVNLSGVRSTGLTASASLGKYVAQTLLKIGMPAEMNPDFNPVRKGIVRFRELTREQQDEMIQKDPLYGRVICRCETITEGEIVAAIHSPIPARSMDAVKRRVRAGLGRCQGGFCGPRVLEILARELGVSAEEINKNDKGSYMIAGKVR is encoded by the coding sequence ATGAGAAGCACAGATGTGTTGGTTATTGGGGCCGGAGCGGTTGGTTGTTCCATCGCGCGGGAACTGACAAAATATCAGGTTCGCGTATTGGTGGTCGAAAAGAAGGAAGATGTTGGGGGAGATGCTTCCAAAGCAAACAGCGCAATCATTCATACGGGATATGATGCCTCTCCGGATACATTGGAATCTCAGTTAGTGGTTGCAGCAAACCCTATGTATGACAAGCTTACGAAAGATCTAGACGTCCCATTTTCAAGAATTGGAGGGATTCTTCCGGCAATCACACAAGAACAGTATGAAAAATTACCGGCATTAAAAGAAAAGGCATTTAAAAACCGTGTATATGATGTGGAATATCTTCCAGGTAAGGAATTGCTTAAAATGGAGCCAAATTTGAACCCGGAGACAAAAGCAGGGTTATATATTCCGCGGGAGAGTATTATAGATCCATTCCTGTTAGTAGTTGGTTATGCTGAAAATGCACAGCAGAACGGTGCTGATTTTCTTCTTGGAACAGAAGTAACCGGGATGCATGTGGAGCAGGGAAAAATAACAGTGGTGGAAACAACAGCCGGGGAGATTTCCTGTAAATGGGTCGTCAATGCGGCTGGACTGCATTGTGATGAAATTGCAGCAATGGTCGGAAAAAATGATTACACAGTTAACCCACGAAAAGGACAATTTTATGTTCTTGATAAAAATACATCCTGTAAAGTAGAACATATTATATTGCCGATTCCAACGAAAGTTACAAAAGGAAAGCTAATGTGCCCAACTATTCACGGGAATATGTTGGTTGGTCCTACAGCGGAGGATCTTTCGGATAAGGAGGATCGGTCAACAGATGCGGCAGGACTTAAAAGTGTTGCCCAAGATGTGCGGCATTTGATTCCGAATGTCAATCTTCGTGATACGATCACACAGTACAGCGGCCTGCGTCCAAATCGAAATCCGGAGGGACTGCATGTAGATACTTATGACGATTTAACAAATTATGTAAACCTATCGGGAGTGCGTTCTACGGGATTAACGGCTTCTGCTTCTCTTGGAAAATATGTGGCACAGACCCTTTTAAAGATTGGAATGCCTGCAGAAATGAATCCTGATTTTAATCCGGTTCGAAAAGGAATTGTACGGTTCCGGGAGCTTACCCGGGAGCAGCAAGATGAAATGATCCAAAAAGATCCTTTATATGGCAGAGTGATCTGTCGCTGTGAAACAATCACGGAAGGAGAAATCGTTGCGGCAATTCATAGCCCGATTCCTGCTCGGAGTATGGATGCGGTTAAACGCCGTGTGCGCGCAGGGCTCGGGCGCTGCCAAGGTGGATTTTGTGGGCCGAGAGTACTCGAAATTCTTGCACGCGAACTGGGAGTATCTGCTGAGGAAATCAATAAGAATGATAAAGGTTCTTATATGATTGCCGGAAAAGTAAGATAA
- a CDS encoding Ethanolamine permease, giving the protein MNFQMVLTAIMAVFLLLGALDDIFGNRFGLGKEFENGFQSAGRLILCMSGFMVLAPVAAHSLGFVLAPIFQSIGADPSSFAGLVIANDSGGYVLATEMANDPQAGIYNGMIVGSMLGTTIMFQLPLMMTFTKKKERPAAIYGMIAGVATVPLGCLAGGLAAGFPFSMLLFNTIPVLIVSAALLIALLLLGEKIVPAFSIFGKIMLGISITGLAIAGFSQLTGLKVLDGMGNINEVFQIVGGITIFLAGAFPLLFVLRKVGHKGLERIGKRMKINKTSVTGLLITLANPLPTMEMLSDMDDRGRMLNISLIVSASCTFGDHMAYASQTLPQIVPALIFGKLVGGFSGMLLAVFLAPRLLEKIKHSNT; this is encoded by the coding sequence GTGAATTTTCAAATGGTCCTAACAGCAATTATGGCTGTCTTTTTGCTGTTGGGCGCATTGGATGATATTTTTGGGAACCGATTTGGGTTGGGTAAAGAATTTGAAAATGGATTTCAGTCAGCGGGAAGATTGATTCTGTGCATGTCAGGCTTTATGGTTTTGGCACCGGTAGCGGCACATAGTTTGGGATTCGTTTTAGCTCCGATTTTTCAGTCTATTGGAGCGGACCCTTCCAGTTTTGCGGGTTTAGTGATTGCAAATGATTCAGGCGGATATGTGTTGGCAACGGAGATGGCAAACGATCCGCAGGCTGGAATTTACAATGGAATGATTGTAGGCTCTATGTTGGGGACAACGATCATGTTTCAGTTGCCTTTAATGATGACTTTTACAAAGAAAAAAGAACGTCCGGCAGCGATTTATGGAATGATAGCCGGAGTGGCAACCGTTCCACTGGGATGTCTTGCAGGTGGTTTGGCAGCAGGTTTTCCTTTTTCGATGCTGCTTTTTAATACCATACCGGTATTGATCGTTTCAGCAGCCCTTCTAATTGCTTTGCTGCTTTTGGGAGAAAAGATTGTGCCTGCTTTTTCGATTTTTGGGAAAATCATGTTAGGAATTTCGATAACGGGTCTGGCAATTGCTGGATTTTCTCAGCTGACAGGACTGAAAGTTTTAGATGGAATGGGTAACATCAATGAAGTGTTTCAGATTGTTGGTGGAATCACGATCTTTTTAGCGGGAGCATTTCCGTTGCTTTTTGTATTGCGAAAAGTTGGGCACAAAGGACTGGAGCGTATCGGCAAACGGATGAAAATCAATAAAACTTCTGTAACGGGGCTTTTGATTACGCTTGCGAACCCTTTACCTACGATGGAAATGCTGTCTGATATGGACGACCGAGGGAGAATGTTGAATATTTCTCTGATTGTATCTGCATCCTGCACATTCGGTGATCATATGGCATATGCTTCCCAGACGCTTCCACAGATTGTTCCTGCACTGATTTTTGGAAAATTGGTGGGGGGCTTTAGCGGGATGCTCTTGGCAGTCTTTTTGGCTCCCCGACTTTTAGAAAAAATAAAGCATAGTAATACTTAA
- a CDS encoding Uncharacterized anaerobic dehydrogenase → MRIQKHPILGEFQKGELVTFTLDGKEMQGYEGEPIAAALRAAGVMTHRYTSRFGKPRGVFCAIGRCTDCVMIVDGKPNIRTCVTPLKAGMKVQTQYGIKAKE, encoded by the coding sequence GTGAGAATTCAGAAACATCCGATTTTGGGAGAATTTCAAAAAGGTGAATTGGTCACCTTCACATTGGACGGAAAAGAAATGCAGGGATACGAAGGAGAACCGATTGCTGCAGCTTTGCGTGCGGCGGGGGTGATGACTCATCGCTATACTTCTCGTTTTGGAAAACCGCGCGGCGTGTTTTGTGCGATTGGGCGCTGTACGGACTGCGTCATGATTGTGGATGGAAAACCCAATATCCGTACTTGTGTAACACCGCTCAAGGCCGGTATGAAGGTACAGACACAATATGGCATCAAGGCAAAGGAGTAA
- the ggt gene encoding Glutathione hydrolase proenzyme, with amino-acid sequence MPTKPYLGKTLSEIAMFRPYPSGRGGAVSSNSPYATSAGLEMMKNGGNAIDAAVAISLVLGVVEPYHCGIGGGCFHVVYHKESNQFYACDARGVAPLNAYQDMFLDKNGDVDLNLTEFSGRSTAVPALYKAMDNLLKKFGTMTWEQVSAPAIRLCREGFKCGFMYARISDTPEAEHNTAAYEGFKELYLHDGKPRTFGEVIKNPELADTMEAVAKNGVDWFYNGPVADAVVKAVQKNKGVLVKEDLKNCSPKPRTPVHGSYRGYEVVSMPPPSSGGTHIIQMLNILENFDLAKMGWHSAESTHLLAETMKIMFADRSVAMGDPDFVQVQVEKILSKEYAKELAKKIDPDKAQEFAPTEGIEAKNYPGCTSHFSVMDKEGNVVVQTQTIRNWWGCGVVVPGYGFIMNNTMADFSPKVGVRTTQGLAYGMANAVRPGKTPLSSMSPTIVLKDGVPVLAVGSAGGPRIITSTLQLIVNTLDYGMMMEPATRAPHMCCLTLDQGLELEDGFSPDTKKLLREKGHKIIETGSYGELLVMPNGIMRVGDEFFPAGCNRADGGGGALTEFGTTAIDGIVFE; translated from the coding sequence ATGCCTACAAAGCCCTATTTGGGAAAAACTCTTTCAGAAATTGCAATGTTTCGTCCATATCCGTCCGGTCGTGGAGGAGCGGTGAGTTCCAATAGTCCATATGCGACAAGCGCTGGATTGGAAATGATGAAAAATGGCGGAAATGCCATTGATGCGGCAGTTGCAATTTCTTTGGTGCTGGGAGTTGTTGAACCATACCATTGCGGCATTGGCGGCGGATGTTTTCATGTTGTTTATCACAAAGAAAGCAATCAGTTTTATGCCTGTGATGCACGTGGCGTGGCACCGTTAAATGCATATCAGGATATGTTCTTGGATAAAAATGGAGACGTTGATCTGAACCTTACCGAGTTTTCAGGCCGCTCTACTGCGGTTCCGGCACTTTACAAGGCAATGGATAATCTGCTGAAAAAATTCGGAACAATGACCTGGGAGCAGGTGTCGGCTCCTGCAATCCGGTTATGCCGTGAAGGATTCAAATGCGGATTTATGTATGCACGGATCAGCGATACTCCCGAAGCTGAACATAATACAGCAGCTTATGAAGGCTTTAAAGAACTTTACCTACATGACGGAAAACCACGTACTTTTGGTGAAGTGATTAAGAATCCAGAGCTTGCCGATACAATGGAGGCAGTTGCTAAAAACGGTGTGGACTGGTTCTATAATGGCCCTGTAGCTGATGCTGTCGTGAAGGCTGTCCAAAAGAATAAAGGCGTTCTGGTAAAAGAAGATCTAAAAAATTGTTCACCAAAACCGCGTACTCCAGTACATGGGAGCTATCGGGGATATGAAGTTGTATCGATGCCGCCTCCGTCTTCCGGCGGAACGCATATCATCCAAATGCTGAATATCCTTGAGAATTTTGACCTCGCAAAAATGGGATGGCATTCCGCCGAAAGTACACACCTTTTGGCAGAAACAATGAAAATCATGTTTGCAGATCGTTCGGTCGCAATGGGAGATCCTGATTTTGTACAGGTACAGGTTGAAAAGATTCTTTCTAAAGAATATGCGAAAGAACTTGCCAAAAAGATTGATCCGGATAAAGCGCAGGAATTTGCGCCGACGGAAGGAATCGAAGCGAAAAACTATCCGGGCTGTACTTCACATTTCTCCGTCATGGATAAAGAGGGAAATGTCGTTGTGCAGACACAGACAATTCGTAACTGGTGGGGCTGTGGTGTAGTGGTTCCCGGCTATGGATTTATCATGAATAATACAATGGCTGATTTTAGTCCGAAAGTTGGTGTGCGTACCACGCAGGGACTTGCTTATGGAATGGCAAATGCAGTACGTCCGGGAAAGACGCCGCTTTCCAGTATGTCTCCTACGATTGTACTGAAAGATGGGGTTCCGGTGTTGGCCGTTGGAAGTGCGGGCGGTCCGCGAATCATCACAAGTACGCTTCAGCTGATTGTCAATACGCTTGACTATGGAATGATGATGGAACCTGCCACTCGTGCACCGCATATGTGCTGCTTAACGCTTGATCAGGGGCTGGAACTGGAAGACGGATTTTCTCCGGATACTAAAAAACTTTTAAGAGAAAAAGGGCATAAAATTATTGAAACGGGGTCATATGGAGAACTTTTGGTAATGCCAAACGGCATTATGAGAGTTGGAGATGAATTTTTCCCGGCAGGATGTAACCGTGCCGATGGAGGCGGTGGCGCACTGACTGAGTTTGGCACAACCGCAATTGATGGAATCGTTTTCGAATAA
- a CDS encoding putative HTH gntR-type domain-containing protein (Evidence 3 : Putative function from multiple computational evidences) has product MGRSLKEDVYCRLKEEILYGQFNPNVVLTEGEIAQKFLVSRTPARQALQKLENENMIKRNSSGCGWTITVVRLEEIHEMLELDCALVDLMICHTMQRITEESVLSLEKQLEQIGLLVEQREIHHAADLCRQFRISIMEEAKMPLVLKVWLSIPPLCNFNWLWNGIPLEKHLHSIADNRVLMEAIKERDALKFEKTYRRHTEEYFEWCTEVYQRFQL; this is encoded by the coding sequence ATGGGTCGTTCTCTAAAAGAAGATGTTTACTGTAGATTAAAAGAAGAGATCTTATACGGACAATTTAATCCAAATGTAGTCCTTACCGAGGGAGAAATTGCGCAGAAATTTTTGGTGAGCAGAACCCCGGCGCGGCAAGCACTGCAAAAATTAGAGAACGAAAACATGATCAAAAGGAATTCCAGCGGCTGTGGCTGGACCATTACTGTGGTTCGTTTAGAAGAAATTCATGAAATGCTTGAGTTGGATTGCGCTTTGGTGGATCTGATGATCTGTCACACAATGCAACGGATTACAGAAGAAAGCGTTCTTTCTTTAGAAAAACAGTTGGAGCAAATTGGGCTGCTTGTGGAGCAGCGAGAGATTCATCATGCTGCAGATTTGTGCCGTCAGTTCCGAATTTCTATTATGGAGGAGGCAAAAATGCCGCTTGTGCTGAAAGTATGGCTTTCTATTCCTCCGCTTTGTAATTTTAATTGGCTTTGGAACGGGATTCCACTGGAAAAACATCTTCATTCGATTGCAGATAATAGGGTTTTGATGGAGGCAATTAAAGAAAGAGATGCTCTGAAATTTGAGAAGACATATCGCCGTCATACAGAAGAATATTTTGAGTGGTGTACTGAGGTATATCAAAGATTTCAGCTTTGA
- a CDS encoding conserved protein of unknown function (Evidence 4 : Unknown function but conserved in other organisms), producing the protein MEKEITCTVCPMGCRITVCGEGEVIRSVKGYTCARGEQYARSEFVHPVRILTSTALVSGSNEPLVAVRSNRPLPKELLMNCMKKIHMLHLQAPVHCYQVLIPNIMDTGVDIVASGEAKRQNS; encoded by the coding sequence ATGGAAAAAGAAATTACTTGTACAGTTTGTCCGATGGGGTGCAGAATCACTGTTTGCGGAGAAGGAGAAGTGATTCGTTCGGTAAAAGGTTATACTTGTGCTCGCGGAGAACAGTATGCCCGCAGCGAATTTGTTCATCCGGTACGAATTTTGACCTCTACTGCTTTAGTAAGCGGGAGTAATGAGCCGCTTGTAGCGGTGCGTTCCAACCGTCCGTTGCCAAAAGAATTGTTGATGAACTGTATGAAAAAAATTCATATGCTCCATTTACAGGCTCCGGTCCATTGTTATCAGGTGCTGATTCCCAACATTATGGATACCGGGGTGGATATTGTTGCTAGCGGAGAAGCGAAAAGACAGAATTCGTAG